The Acidimicrobiales bacterium genomic sequence TGAACGCCGGGTCGAACACGGTGACGACCTTCGCCGTGCAGCCCGACGGCCTCCGGCGGGTCGGCGTGTTCCCGTCGGGCGGCGCCCGCCCGATCAGCCTCACCGTCCACGGCGACCTGCTCTACGTGCTGAACGCCGGCGCCGTCGCCAACGTCAGCGGCCTGCGCATCGGCGCCGGCGGCTCGCTCACGCCGATCGCCGGGTCCCGCCAGCCGCTCGGCAACCCGTTCCCGAACCCCGCCCAGGTCGGCTTCAGCCCCGACGGCCGGCTGCTCGTCGTCACCGAGAAGTCGACCCAGCTGATCGACGTCTACCGCATCCGGTCCGACGGCCGGGCCGCTCCGCCCGCCATCCGCCAGTCGGTCGGCATCGAGCCGTTCGGGTTCGCGTTCACGCCCACCGGCCACCTGCTCGTGTCCGAGGCGTTCAACGGGACCCCCGGCCACAGCGCGGTGACGTCCTACGACCCGGTCCGCATGGACCTCGCCGTCGTGTCCCCGTCGGTCAACACCCACCAGACGGCGGCCTGCTGGGTCGTCGTGACCTCCGACGGCCGGTTCGCGTTCACCACCAACACCGGCAGCGGGACGGAGTCGAGCTTCCAGGTCGGCCCGGACGGCACCCTCGCCCTGCTCGACCCGGCGGCCGGGAGGAACGGCGCCCACAGCGCGCCGATCGACCTCGACCTCACCGACGACGACGCCTTCCTGTACGTCCTGA encodes the following:
- a CDS encoding beta-propeller fold lactonase family protein, whose amino-acid sequence is MPVPIRRVLRSLAVPALVALAVAGVAPSAAGAGEPAGAVYVLTNEAAANAVVAFARAGDGDLAVQGSVPTGGRGTGAGLGSQGALVLNDDGSLLFAVNAGSNTVTTFAVQPDGLRRVGVFPSGGARPISLTVHGDLLYVLNAGAVANVSGLRIGAGGSLTPIAGSRQPLGNPFPNPAQVGFSPDGRLLVVTEKSTQLIDVYRIRSDGRAAPPAIRQSVGIEPFGFAFTPTGHLLVSEAFNGTPGHSAVTSYDPVRMDLAVVSPSVNTHQTAACWVVVTSDGRFAFTTNTGSGTESSFQVGPDGTLALLDPAAGRNGAHSAPIDLDLTDDDAFLYVLNSGSGTVSGFAVSDSGGLAGMAMFGQLPPSSSGLAAR